TTTTTTTGGCCTTCTATGATGCCTAAATCATCCTCAACGCGTTTTTGCTATATGAGTGGAGGAACCAGTTTTTTTAAAGGCGATCGCAGATTAGGTAAAAAAATTTCAGCATGGGTTGCATGTAGCCACTTTAATGCTTGGCAAATCCAACACCATTTTAAGCAGTTTCCTAGTGTGATTTATAATGGTGTGGATATTGAAAAATTTAGACCTATGACCACGTCGTTGCGTGAGCAATTAGGAATTAATGAGTCTACTTTTTTACTTTCATTTGCTGGCCGGTTAGTGGGTTGGAAAGGCTTAAGTGTGGCTATCGATGCCATTGAAAAGCTAAAAGGTGAAGATGTTAAATTGCTCATTATCGGTGCCGGCGATGATCTTGAGCGATTGAAAAGCAAAGCGACAGCCAAAGGTCTTGCTGAACAAGTGATTTTCCACCCCCCCGTTGAACATAATACATTACCGGAATTTTATGCAGCCAGTGATGCGGGTATTTTTCCGAGTACAGGAGATGAAGCCTTCGGTATTACGATTGCAGAAGCGATGGCGTGTGCAAAACCTGTCATTGCTAGTCATATTGGGGGAATTCCTGAAGTGGTGGGTAATGAAGGCTCTGCTGGATTACTGGTGGCACCGGGAAATGCCGATGAAATTGTGATGGCAATTAATCATCTTCGTACATTATCGGATAGAGGTAAAAGCATGGGAGAGAAGGCACGCCT
This genomic stretch from Proteus vulgaris harbors:
- the pimB_2 gene encoding glycosyl transferase — translated: MKIGIIDVTITMSYGGIQTAVWELAKQLHDAGHEVHLYGGNGDIRHNLAGRQIQVHTYPYTPRDNVIDLGGRFRRIVERYTFARHAKKEVISQHFDWVILTKPFDFFWPSMMPKSSSTRFCYMSGGTSFFKGDRRLGKKISAWVACSHFNAWQIQHHFKQFPSVIYNGVDIEKFRPMTTSLREQLGINESTFLLSFAGRLVGWKGLSVAIDAIEKLKGEDVKLLIIGAGDDLERLKSKATAKGLAEQVIFHPPVEHNTLPEFYAASDAGIFPSTGDEAFGITIAEAMACAKPVIASHIGGIPEVVGNEGSAGLLVAPGNADEIVMAINHLRTLSDRGKSMGEKARLRIKSRYTWQHSAQRLLQALAS